The Eleutherodactylus coqui strain aEleCoq1 chromosome 13, aEleCoq1.hap1, whole genome shotgun sequence genome includes a window with the following:
- the LOC136587349 gene encoding reticulon-4 receptor-like 2 encodes MAALFTPLVLIFATNANPSQFCPASCLCYDSSNLVECRGLELPIVPHHLPHSTWMLDLRHNNLSRLEPASFQALWSLRILLLSDNQIEIVLARSFRSLGFLERLDLSNNYLTSLPNDFSRGLGSLRELRVPSNRLTALSYESLRHMESLEKLDLSRNYLSSIEQGAFRGLSRLRHLHLQSNLLDSVRGGYFFMLQNLELLDLSDNNVSSIAVESFTSLHSLRLLSLSDNQLSHLKFKTFLNLQTPSTHIQVSGNPWICDCDLQRVFGKITSVRHLHIDDYDNLTCAGPPQLSGAALISVDNQLCVAETATVLVITITVLVTVIAAIVMAERNRKKNQEKNWNEPDGPFETQDK; translated from the coding sequence ATGGCAGCACTCTTCACACCTCTGGTCCTGATCTTTGCAACAAATGCAAATCCCTCGCAGTTCTGCCCCGCGTCTTGCCTCTGCTATGACTCCTCTAACCTAGTGGAGTGTAGAGGATTGGAGCTCCCCATAGTTCCTCATCATCTTCCTCACAGTACATGGATGCTGGATCTTCGTCACAACAACCTTAGCCGCCTAGAGCCTGCCTCCTTCCAAGCCTTGTGGTCCCTTCGGATCCTTCTTCTTTCTGATAACCAGATTGAGATTGTCTTAGCAAGATCGTTCCGGTCTCTTGGCTTCCTCGAACGGTTGGACCTTTCTAATAACTACCTCACTAGCCTTCCTAATGACTTCTCCAGAGGATTAGGTTCCTTGAGAGAACTGAGAGTTCCTTCAAATAGGTTGACGGCCTTGAGTTATGAAAGTCTAAGGCACATGGAAAGTCTGGAGAAACTGGACCTGAGCAGAAACTATTTGAGTTCTATAGAACAGGGGGCCTTCCGTGGACTCTCCAGGCTACGTCACCTTCACCTTCAGTCCAATCTTCTAGATTCAGTGAGAGGTGGATATTTTTTCATGTTGCAGAACCTAGAACTCCTTGACCTTTCAGACAACAATGTCAGTAGCATAGCCGTAGAGTCCTTCACCTCCCTACACTCTCTTCGGCTCTTGTCTCTCTCGGACAACCAGTTAAGTCATCTCAAGTTCAAGACGTTCCTCAACCTCCAAACCCCTAGTACTCATATCCAAGTATCTGGCAACCCATGGATATGTGACTGCGACTTACAGAGAGTGTTTGGAAAGATAACCAGTGTGAGGCATCTTCACATTGATGATTATGACAACCTTACTTGTGCAGGGCCACCACAACTTTCTGGCGCCGCCCTGATATCAGTGGACAACCAACTATGTGTCGCAGAGACTGCCACGGTGCTGGTCATCACAATCACTGTTTTAGTTACCGTCATTGCTGCAATTGTGATGGCCGAGAGGAACCGTAAGAAGAATCAAGAAAAAAATTGGAATGAGCCGGATGGTCCCTTTGAAACACAGGACAAATGA